Genomic window (Candidatus Thorarchaeota archaeon):
CCCTTGAGTATTCGTGCGGCCTTACGACCTGCTTTCTTTGCGTCATTGAATATTAGGCCAAGTTTGGCATTGTCAGGTGCAGTTACTGTAAGAAGGTAATCACCAGGAATAGAAATCACTAGTGTTGTTCCGAGTGTTCCTTGTACAATAATCGATTTTAGTTCTCCTTGCTTCAATTCTGTTACAGCCATTTCTCCCGCAGACTGTATACCTCCAACGATTGCAGCAATAGATACTTCTTCGATACCTGAATGGATATGACTGACCAAGGGCAGCCCTTCCACCGAGAAGAGTGCAGCTCCGAGTATGGGGGATTTGTTTGATAGCTCTACAAGCAACTCCTTGAGGGGCTCAACGACCTCTTTCCTCTGATGCTGCAAATCTTTTTCCTCCGAGTGTGTGATATGTGATGCAGATGCTACTTTCTTGATGATTCGGGGACAAATAAAACTTCAGCCTATCTCTTAGGTCTTCTTTTTTACCCAATTAGCCGCAAGGAAGTGACTTTGTCACTGTGTAACAGCTGCGCAGGAAGCTTCATCACGCGAAGAACATCGTTTGCGGCTGCATCAAGCCTCTCTTTATCCAACATTTCCTTCAACTCAAGTCCTGTTGTTATTGCGACGCCTTTGATTGGTTCCCCTTTCTGACAAGATTCTATCAGTCTCTCAGCCGAGACCAGTTTGGTCTTCAGGTGGATTCCTTTCTGTTTCTTGAGATGCCTGATTCCTTTGAGAGCTATCCCCCTTTTCTCTCTCTGTTCCTGTGTATATGTTCGTTTTCTGCTGATTCTTCTAAGCCGGGGAAGTCCCCTTTCAATGAGTTCCTTCGATGTAATCTCGGGCCCATACAAATCCCTGACACTCTTTGTGCTGGTGGT
Coding sequences:
- a CDS encoding roadblock/LC7 domain-containing protein, which gives rise to MQHQRKEVVEPLKELLVELSNKSPILGAALFSVEGLPLVSHIHSGIEEVSIAAIVGGIQSAGEMAVTELKQGELKSIIVQGTLGTTLVISIPGDYLLTVTAPDNAKLGLIFNDAKKAGRKAARILKGIL